GAAATCTCTTTGGAAAAAATCGAATCGCAGGTCCGGATCGACAACTCGGTGCTGAACCGATTGGTGGTGATTAAACTGAACGGCGGTTTAGGAACGAGTATGGGATTGTCCGGTCCCAAGTCTCTGATAGAAATCAAGGAAGGGATGTCCTTCCTAGAGATCATCGCGCGACAAATCGGAACCATACGAAAAGAATACGATATAGAAGTGCCTCTTCTCTTTATGGATAGTTTCAGCACAATCGAACAGAGTCAGCAAGAGTTGAAACGCATCGGTTTTTCCCAATCTTTTCCCAGCACTTTCCTGCAACATAAGGTCCCTAGGCTTTTAAAGGATTCCTTACAACCGCTTTCCGTAACCGGGGATAAAAACGAGGAATGGTGTCCGCCCGGACACGGAGATATTTGGTTTACGCTTCAGGAAACCGGGATCCTGGATTCGTTGTTAGAGAAGGGGTACAAGATCGCCTTCGTTTCGAACGGGGATAATTTGGGAGCGATGGTACATCCGGGCATCGTCCAATTTATGTTACAGGAAAACCTGGATTTCTGTATGGAGATGACTCCTAAGACTCTCGCTGATAAAAAGGGAGGAGCTATTTTCAGGCGGATCGTCGGGGGAGAAAAACGGAACTGCCAATTGTTGGAGACCGCACAAGTTCCATCCGAGTACATGCAGGAGTTCGAAGGTTTGGGTAAATTCCGCAGCTTCTCCACGAATAACCTTTGGATTCGTTTGGACGCGTTGAAGGAGAGATTGAATTCGGGGGATTTCCGTTTGTCTCTTATCGTGAATCCTAAGAAGGTAGAGGGGAAGGAAGTGCTGCAGTTGGAAACCGCTATGGGTTCCGCGATCCAGAATTTTCCCAAAGCCAGAGGAATCATCGTCCCGCGGGATCGCTTTGCCCCCGTAAAAAAATGCGAGGACTATCTGGTCCGGAGATCGGACGCATATTCTTTGAACTCCGATTTTTCCATTAGCATGTCTCCCGAACGAAAAAAAGCGGGCCTAGGAGAAGTTGTGGTGCAAATGGATGAAATATATTATAAGAGGATAAACGACTTCAACGAGAGGATGTTGAGCTTGCCTTCATTGGTGCACTGCACCTCTCTCAAAGTGGAAGGGGATGTGCTTTTCGATGTTCCTTTAGAGATAGAAGGTGACGTAACTATTTCAAATTCGGGAAAAGGACAAAGGAGAGTTTCGGAATTCGGTAAAAATCGAATCTCGAATGAAGTAGTGCGTTTCCGCTTTACATAAAACAACAGTCGTTTAAAATCCAGTCTACGGGCGATAGGGTAAACCGTCCGCTCCTATGGCGATAAAAGTCGAAGGCGAAATGACAAATTCCCAGAACTTCAGGCTAAGGTCTTTCGATTTTGGGGACTTAGAACAGTTTAAAACCGTTTTCATCAACGAAAATCGGGGCAAACCGATTTTCCTGTTACGGTTTCAGAATATCTCCACCATTTCTTTGGTGGAATTCATACAGTTGATTCCGCAGAAAATCGCGGAAACGGATCCCACCCATCAGGACTCCCTGAGATATTATACATACGGAGACAAAAAGAATTTATTGATCGGAGTCGCTCCCGTGGAGCAATCGAACTTCGAAAATCAAACCAATTTCGACGCAGCCATCGGTAGATTTCACGACGGTGCGGTCCGGAATGGAAGTTTGAATTTCGATTTCGGAATCGGACGGACCCAGTGTAATTTTATTTCCTATGTGGAGGAAATCTTCCGGGAATTGGATTCCTCTTCCCTCAAGAACCTCAAGGACAATCTGGTACGCTGGAGTTGGACATATTTGAATCGAGTCAACGATTACTTTGCGAGTGACCGGGCCGATGCCGTAATCCAACCGATTATCCATTATAACCACAGAGACCATACCTTCTCAATGAAAGGCGGCGAAGTGTTCGTGGGAGGCGTCGCTTATGCGGGCTATGCTGATCTGATCCGGGACATTCCCCACGATCAGGATCTGAATCGGATCGAACTGCTCATCCTGGAAAAACTGATCATGTCCTGTAACGGTTCCCCCGGTCTTCTGAAATTCAATATTTCGCCCCAGACGTTGATCGATACGTTCGATACGGACGAGAAAGTAACCCGTTTCCATGAATTGCTTTTGAAGCAGAACCTGAATCCCCAGAATATACGGATGGAGCTGATCGAAAAACCGTACGAAGAAGGGGAGGCCACCCTAAAGTCCGTGTGTAGACGGTTTTGGAATTTCGGGATCAGCTTTGCCGCAGACGATTTCGGAGTAAAGAGCCAAAGCCACCAAGTGGTGCTGGATTTGGGGGAAATGATCAAGGAATTCAAACTCGACCCGATCAGTTTCAAATTCAAGGCGGATCAGGATCTTACGAAGTTCCTAGATAACTTGGCGTTCATCGATTATTGCCGTCGATTATCTGACAACCGGGAGGCAATCATAACGGCGGAAGCCTTGGAGGACCTGGACTCCCTGAACTTCCTGATTACGCACCAAGTGTATTATTTCCAGGCGAATTTGTTCTGCCGAAAGATCCGGATCCAGGAATATAAGGATCGTTTTAAGGAAATGCAAAAGCTTCCCGAGGCGGCCGTTACGAAAATTTTAGGTTCCTCCGAGCTGACTCAAAGATTGAAGGAAACCGGCAATATATTCTCTCTAGCGAAAGAAGTTTCTTTGGCCTAATAAGGCCGCTTAAGATTTTTCCACCGTTTCCGTAAATCTCCCGAAAGCGCCGCGGACTGAGATCCGCGCACGCTTCGAATATTACCGGAATTCGCCTTTATTCCTTCAGGAAACTCAAGGTGGATTTCTGGTTCAGGATTCCGTTGTCCTTTAGGGTTACGGAAAGAGCGTCGCCCGTTTTTTCTATCTCGATCCTGAATTTACCTTCCTTGTCGATGATTGGGCTATTCTCCACGTACTTTCCTTCGAAGATCTTCTGCTTATTGAATTTGACCACGTAATTCACGTTATCTTGGCTTTCGATCTCCAAAAGCACCTGATTCACGCCTTTGGATCCGTCCCAAGACATGGCGGTCCAAGGCCCTTTAAACTTCTCTAATGTGGAATCTCCGCCGAAAGCCCTATTCGCCGGAGCAGGTTTTGCGCTGGATAGGACCCCGGATACCGGAGCCGAGTATTCGCTTTCTCCTCCCAAATCCGTTTTTGCCGTAACGGAATAGAGATAGAAGGTTTCCTTTTCGGGAAGATCGGAAGTGAACGTCGGCGTTTTGCCGCTGGAAGCCAGGAAGTTCCAGGAGGAAGATCCCCGCTTTTTGCGGTAAACGTAATATTCGGAAGCGCCTTTCACCGATTCCCATTTCAGAGACATTCTGCCGGTTTTTTGGTCCAGACTCCCCTTGAGATTCGTGGGAGAAGGAAGCCTTTCCCCTCTATGTTTGTTCGGGTCTATGTATCCGTAAGCGTAATCCGAAAAAGGACCCGCGACTCCGTTTCGATTTACCGCAGCAACGGCATAGTACGCATACTGAGAAGGGAGTTTTTCATCGATGAAACTTTCTTTTGGCTCTTCCGCGAGTTTTGCCCAGGAACCGCCTCCGAACATCCCGCCGGTATTATAGCGGTAAATCAGGTATCTGGAGGCGCCGTCGACTTTCTGCCATCTCAATTCCACTTTGCTATTGTACAATCCCTTTGTCGCCATCAAACCCAGAGGTTTCGGCGGTTTGGAGTTCGCCCTTGCAGTGGTTCCGGCAGCCGCATCCGACGGATCTCCGACCTTGCCTCCGCTCACTCCGGAAACCACATAAAATTCCGTGACTCCGTTTTTGGCCGCTCCGGGATCGGCATAAGAGTTCGTCTTACTTTTTCCGACGGACACGTATTTCTTTTGAATTGCGTTCCATTTGTAGATATTGTATTCCGTCACATCATCGATAGCTTCCCAGGTCAGGTCTATCTTGTTGGAATATTGACCTTGGCTTGCCTTGAGTCCTACGACTTTCGTGGGAGCCTTCTGCTCTTGCGATTTGGCATAACCGATCGCCTCTCCATCCGAAGGATCGGAGGAATCCGAATCCGTTAACGTAACCACCTTATAGGAATAAGCCACGTCTTTTTGAATTCCGTCGTCGGTAAAGCCGTTGGATTGGGAAAGACCGATTTTTGCAAAGGAGGAATCTCCCGGTCCTTTTCGATAGATCTCGTAACCCACGGCGTTCGCGACACTTTCCCAAGTGATCTGGACCTTATCGGCAAACGAACCTTGCGAAGCCGCGATCTCTTTGGGCGGAACCGGTTTGGTCTTTTCGGGGTTTATCGGTTGATTGGTATCGTTATGGGTCGGAGTAGGTTCGGTGATCTGCTCTTGAGGCGCTTGGTCCACAAGCACGAAGGCGGATTGGCAGACTTTAGAGAACCATTTGTAATCTATATAACCGTATCCTTGGTCTCCCCACTGGGTGCTCCAGGAGTTGATGAACTTGAAGGCGTTTCTGGAATCGTCGTATCCTACGATCGCTATCGCGTGGCCTCCATAGGTCTTTCCTACTCCGTCCTTGTATATCTCTTGGCCTTTGAGATTCATAAAGTTTTCGTAAACTATGATTCCAGCTACTACGGGTCTACCCTCGTTCAATTGGTTTTTGACCTCGTTCGGATCCGACTGCCGCACTCTCATGAAATCTTTGGCCTTGTGTTTGAGCGCGACGTCTATAGCCGACTGGTTGGGTTTGGTCATATAATCGTTGGGATTATACGGCATTGCGTCCCAGGTCGCGACACCGTTTTCGACCACCAATTTCATCGCGTCGGAAATCAACGAACCATTGTCTCTGCCGCCGTTGATCTGGTTATAGATGAATGCCGGTGAAAAAATAGATGAGTAGTTGGGGGATCCGTCGGTGTTCCGGAGGGTCCAGTTGGACGCCCCCTTTCTTCCCGCGTATTCCAAATAGGATTTCGTGGCGTAAGCGGTGGACCAGGCGACACAGGAGCTTTGCTGCCCTTGGTCCCCTACGGGAGGCATCGAATCGGAAAGGTCGACGCTGGACGCTAAGCCTCTATGCGAGATTCGGTTCGGGTTCGCTTCCTTTAGAGAAGATAGGAGCTCGAACGGCTCCTGTTTCATTCCTAAGGACTGAATTCTCGTCTGTTGTCCCGATATACCGCTCGTCGCGAGCAGCAGGATCGAGATTAGATAGGGTATGTATTTAAATCTTCGCATTCGTCACTCCTTGTTACGGTTGGCTTTTGATCTCGGATCGTATTTTTTCTTCCAATTCCTTGGAATATTCGCGAAAGGCGTAAGGGTGAGGCTCGTAAAGTGCAACCACTTCCGTCTCTTTTCCCTTGCTATCCTTTACCTTTTTCTTAATTAAAAAAAGAATATAATCTCCTTCCTGAGGGGAGGCTTTTAGCCATTTTCCGAAATATTCCGGGAAAATCATAAAGGCCAGATCGAATTTGGAAGGCAATTCCGGTCCGCCTTTGATCGGTTTCAGGACTTCCACATTGGCGGTCACCGAGACCGATTGAGCGGAGATTTTACTTTCTTTTACGTTGGACAATCTCGCTAAGATGATAAAATCCGAATGGTTGACCTGGGACTCCAAGCCGGGCGGAGGGGTCAGCGCATATACGGGGACTATCAGAAAAACGAAGGCGGTTGCCAGGAAAACGGTCAGACGGATCATTCTCGTCGCTCCCAAAAGATGTTTTGGACGGGGCTTATTACCTTACCTCCCAAGACGGATCCTTTTCAACCGATTTTCCTACGGGAATCGTTTCGGAAACCCCCGATCGGGAAAAAAGATATTAACGAATTTTCTTGCAAAAACGACGCGGGTGTAAAAAGGGAGGAATCCGACCGATCCCGGAGGTCAATCGTCCAATTTGAAATTCACGGGAATACGGTGGTTCATTTTGATGGGTCTACCTTTCACGTAACCGGGACTCCAGCGCGCGGCTTTTACGACCCGGATTGCCGCCTCTTCGAAGCCGTATCCTTTGATTCCCGCTTTCAGAACTTTTGCGTCGATCAGATTTCCCTGTTCATCCACTCGGACTTCCAGAATCGTATCCGCGTAGGAGATTCCTTGGGATTTCGCTTTTTCGGGAAAATAATCCCGTAAGTCGAAGTCAATGATAGGTGTAGGAGGTTTGTCCCCCATGTAAGCGTACAAAAAACCGTCTTTGTCCGTTCCGTCTCCGTTGAGTTTGTTCGGATCTACTTCGCTGTCTTCCGGATCCTTCCCGTCTTTATCGGAACCTTCCACCCATTCCTGTTTTTCCACCGGAGCGGGAGAATTTTCTCCTCCGATCAATTCCGGGGGAATGTCCTGGATGTCCACTTCCACGTCCTGAAATTCCAATCGATCCGAATCGATTTCTCCGGGTTTCCAATGAGTAACCACGTAGTAAGTTCCGAAAAACAGAAAATGCACTAAAATCGAACCGTACAAACAGCGGTCCCAAAGGTTCGTGTTTTCGTACCAATCGAGGAACGAGTCTCGGAGAGTGAGTAATTTTGCGTTCATCAATCGGCGTCCGAATTACCTTTTTACGGAAAGAGCGATCCTGGTGACTCCGGCTTTTCGGATGACTCCCATTGTCTCGGCGATCTTGCCGTAGGAAATGGAGGAATCCGCTGAGAGGGTTAATCTCATATTCGGACGGATCTTTACGTCCCTGGCTAATTGGAATCCTAACTTTTCCGCAGTCGTCTCCGATCCTTCCAGAACGATTTTTCCGTCTTTGGTAAGTGCGACTTGCACGGATTGAGCTACGTTTGGATCCGCAGCTTGAACCTTCGGAAGATTAATGTTGATGGATTCTTTTTTCAAGAAATTCGCAGTGACCATAAAGATCACGAGCAATACCAAAATCACGTCCACCATGGGAGTGATATTGATATTTCCGATTTCTTCCCCATCTCCGGAAGAGGTTTGCCCCGCCATATCCTTTCCTCCTTATTTACGAGTCCTTACTTTCGGGAAAGGTTCGCCAAAAATTCCTTCGCTAGGATGTCCAAGTTGGACTGAATGATCTTTAACTTACGAGTGAAATAGTTGTTGGCCATCACTACCGGTATGGCGACCGCCAATCCGGCTGCGGTCGCGAGCAATGCCGTGGAGATACTTCTCATCACCACTTCCGCGCCGGTATTTCCCAAAGTGCCGAGGCGATAAAATGCGTTGATGACCCCGAATACGGTTCCCAAGAGACCGATAAAAGGCGCGTTATTCCCTAAGGTGTTCAGGATGGAAAGTCTAGTTTCGAAGGAGACTCTTTCTCCGATGGCTTGTCCTTCCATGAGTTCCGCCAAGCTTTCTTTTCCGTTCTTGGAATGTTCTGCGGCGAAATTCGAGAAGCGAGCGTATACGTTTTCCGGATGGCTTTCCGTAAATTTCGCGGTTTGGGATACGTCTCCGTTGCGGACCGTACGAACGATTTCCGGTAAAAGAGCTTTGGAATCCTTCGTATTTTTGAAGAAGATAATGGCACGCTCGACCGTCACCGCGACGGCGACGATGCTTGCAATAATCATAATAATGAATATCGCCGATTCTCCGATTTCTACGAGTATTTCAAAGTTCATTCTACCTTTCCTTCCTAATTTCTGTTTTTTCGTAGGATAGGATCGTCGTCATTCCGTTTTTGTTCCCTGTTTTTCAGAGACCGGAGGAGATACTGGAACAATTGCGTATACAGGATAGGGAATCCGATCCAGAACCGGAGATCAGATCCGAGCTTTGTCCCGTGCATCTGTTCGCGGAACGTAATTCGGACCAATACGATTCATTGCAAGAGAACACGCATTCCTGAGCTTTCGGGTTTAATTTCGTGAAAGATTCCGAAGACAGTAAGGAAGAGCAATATCCGGAATATGTGCTCGTTTTGTTCCCTGACAGGATTTCTGAAAGTCCGGGTTCGTCGATTTGGGGAAGGTCCGCCGTTTGTTTCAGACACGCTTCTTCCGCACGGTAGGAACGGACGCATTCCGAACTCGGATCCGGTGAATTTTGCAACAAGGATTGAAGAATCAATCCGGGATCCGCGTTTCGTTTGGAAGACTTATCGTTTGTGTTCGTACAGAAAGAGAGCAGGAATCCTGCTAGGATCACGAGAGGATAAGAACGGAAGTGAACGATTGAGATCGTCGGATTCTTCAAAACTTCACCTCCAAGCCCACGTTAAAAAACGGAAAGATAACTCCGCCGGGCAATTTCAATGTTCCGAACGTCGGACTAGGAGTGGGGTTCGTACCGGAAAAAGGCCTGGTAGTATTGAAACTTTCTCCGTTTACGTTGTCCCGGAGATACACGTTAATGATTTCCAGGAAAGTATTCATATAACCC
The DNA window shown above is from Leptospira fletcheri and carries:
- a CDS encoding UTP--glucose-1-phosphate uridylyltransferase, which translates into the protein MDSMKAESERLVREKMRGEKLSGEFIADFLTKVDAVRNGETGMVDWREVGDLDPETDEISLEKIESQVRIDNSVLNRLVVIKLNGGLGTSMGLSGPKSLIEIKEGMSFLEIIARQIGTIRKEYDIEVPLLFMDSFSTIEQSQQELKRIGFSQSFPSTFLQHKVPRLLKDSLQPLSVTGDKNEEWCPPGHGDIWFTLQETGILDSLLEKGYKIAFVSNGDNLGAMVHPGIVQFMLQENLDFCMEMTPKTLADKKGGAIFRRIVGGEKRNCQLLETAQVPSEYMQEFEGLGKFRSFSTNNLWIRLDALKERLNSGDFRLSLIVNPKKVEGKEVLQLETAMGSAIQNFPKARGIIVPRDRFAPVKKCEDYLVRRSDAYSLNSDFSISMSPERKKAGLGEVVVQMDEIYYKRINDFNERMLSLPSLVHCTSLKVEGDVLFDVPLEIEGDVTISNSGKGQRRVSEFGKNRISNEVVRFRFT
- a CDS encoding EAL domain-containing protein, yielding MAIKVEGEMTNSQNFRLRSFDFGDLEQFKTVFINENRGKPIFLLRFQNISTISLVEFIQLIPQKIAETDPTHQDSLRYYTYGDKKNLLIGVAPVEQSNFENQTNFDAAIGRFHDGAVRNGSLNFDFGIGRTQCNFISYVEEIFRELDSSSLKNLKDNLVRWSWTYLNRVNDYFASDRADAVIQPIIHYNHRDHTFSMKGGEVFVGGVAYAGYADLIRDIPHDQDLNRIELLILEKLIMSCNGSPGLLKFNISPQTLIDTFDTDEKVTRFHELLLKQNLNPQNIRMELIEKPYEEGEATLKSVCRRFWNFGISFAADDFGVKSQSHQVVLDLGEMIKEFKLDPISFKFKADQDLTKFLDNLAFIDYCRRLSDNREAIITAEALEDLDSLNFLITHQVYYFQANLFCRKIRIQEYKDRFKEMQKLPEAAVTKILGSSELTQRLKETGNIFSLAKEVSLA
- a CDS encoding C1 family peptidase, producing the protein MRRFKYIPYLISILLLATSGISGQQTRIQSLGMKQEPFELLSSLKEANPNRISHRGLASSVDLSDSMPPVGDQGQQSSCVAWSTAYATKSYLEYAGRKGASNWTLRNTDGSPNYSSIFSPAFIYNQINGGRDNGSLISDAMKLVVENGVATWDAMPYNPNDYMTKPNQSAIDVALKHKAKDFMRVRQSDPNEVKNQLNEGRPVVAGIIVYENFMNLKGQEIYKDGVGKTYGGHAIAIVGYDDSRNAFKFINSWSTQWGDQGYGYIDYKWFSKVCQSAFVLVDQAPQEQITEPTPTHNDTNQPINPEKTKPVPPKEIAASQGSFADKVQITWESVANAVGYEIYRKGPGDSSFAKIGLSQSNGFTDDGIQKDVAYSYKVVTLTDSDSSDPSDGEAIGYAKSQEQKAPTKVVGLKASQGQYSNKIDLTWEAIDDVTEYNIYKWNAIQKKYVSVGKSKTNSYADPGAAKNGVTEFYVVSGVSGGKVGDPSDAAAGTTARANSKPPKPLGLMATKGLYNSKVELRWQKVDGASRYLIYRYNTGGMFGGGSWAKLAEEPKESFIDEKLPSQYAYYAVAAVNRNGVAGPFSDYAYGYIDPNKHRGERLPSPTNLKGSLDQKTGRMSLKWESVKGASEYYVYRKKRGSSSWNFLASSGKTPTFTSDLPEKETFYLYSVTAKTDLGGESEYSAPVSGVLSSAKPAPANRAFGGDSTLEKFKGPWTAMSWDGSKGVNQVLLEIESQDNVNYVVKFNKQKIFEGKYVENSPIIDKEGKFRIEIEKTGDALSVTLKDNGILNQKSTLSFLKE
- a CDS encoding LIC_20196 family exoprotein — protein: MRLTVFLATAFVFLIVPVYALTPPPGLESQVNHSDFIILARLSNVKESKISAQSVSVTANVEVLKPIKGGPELPSKFDLAFMIFPEYFGKWLKASPQEGDYILFLIKKKVKDSKGKETEVVALYEPHPYAFREYSKELEEKIRSEIKSQP
- a CDS encoding energy transducer TonB; the protein is MNAKLLTLRDSFLDWYENTNLWDRCLYGSILVHFLFFGTYYVVTHWKPGEIDSDRLEFQDVEVDIQDIPPELIGGENSPAPVEKQEWVEGSDKDGKDPEDSEVDPNKLNGDGTDKDGFLYAYMGDKPPTPIIDFDLRDYFPEKAKSQGISYADTILEVRVDEQGNLIDAKVLKAGIKGYGFEEAAIRVVKAARWSPGYVKGRPIKMNHRIPVNFKLDD
- a CDS encoding ExbD/TolR family protein, with product MAGQTSSGDGEEIGNINITPMVDVILVLLVIFMVTANFLKKESININLPKVQAADPNVAQSVQVALTKDGKIVLEGSETTAEKLGFQLARDVKIRPNMRLTLSADSSISYGKIAETMGVIRKAGVTRIALSVKR
- a CDS encoding MotA/TolQ/ExbB proton channel family protein, with translation MNFEILVEIGESAIFIIMIIASIVAVAVTVERAIIFFKNTKDSKALLPEIVRTVRNGDVSQTAKFTESHPENVYARFSNFAAEHSKNGKESLAELMEGQAIGERVSFETRLSILNTLGNNAPFIGLLGTVFGVINAFYRLGTLGNTGAEVVMRSISTALLATAAGLAVAIPVVMANNYFTRKLKIIQSNLDILAKEFLANLSRK